DNA sequence from the Sceloporus undulatus isolate JIND9_A2432 ecotype Alabama chromosome 4, SceUnd_v1.1, whole genome shotgun sequence genome:
tcttgtaagctaagcaggcCCGGGCCTTtatagtgcttggatgggagattgccaatgaataccagtaggctttatttcagaggagggaactagcaaagccacctctgagtatttcttgcctaagaaaaccctatgaaattcatggggtcctcataagtcaacaggtaacttgaaggtgtgtgcacacacatgcacatacatacacacatacagacacacatagcTTCAAATAATGTTAGAGGGTTTTTTCCATGTTGGTGTCATTTCCCTTGTGAATCACTCAATGCCTGTATGATCATTGCATATTACATAATGAATTCCAACATGACACCCGCAGACCTCACTTATTGGTAAGCAGCCATTGGGATCAACAGGCCTGTTCTCTTGTCTATTGAGAAGCAACTGCCTAACATTCCCATCCACTTCTGTGAGAGATCACCAGTGAACTTGGTAAAAAAAGAACCCTTGTCACAAATCCTCCTCATGCCAGAGATTGCTTGCATGGAGGGAGTAGCCAGCCAACTGCTGGTGTGGGGAGGAGGTCGGTCTCCATGAATATTGCATTCACCTCTTGGGTCACTCTGCTTGTGTTCATTTGTCTAGCCTCAGACACAGGAGTACTGGTTTATGTGTGGCTagaataggcttgccatatcccacctgggggcgggactttcctggtttggggcagggccacacagtcccaccccagtttagcccctcccccaggacctcccccccagcaaggccctggaggcagccccacccctccccatggctgtgtgccaccctcgccgcctccctgcctggcttagcctagagagcagggcttcaaaacatctgccactcagagctattgccagcccacttggtatatatgtcttgcaaaaggcctgaccttccaggttacagtgagcaaagaaaaaaaaggccataaatggttcctgtttccCTGGGAGCCTAAATGActcatcttttcaatgtctaccaggtcagtattcttgtaattctttatcacagggtcgtttttgaggccctaaacacctttccttgtaatatgcaaatttctcccgaagctgaccaatgggaaagaagcaatcagccctcctccccttgggttggttttcaatggcttggaaggaagagattttgccatgcttgtaaataggaagggctttagggtagcaaaaggctgaagaaatagtttgacccccccttaaacatccatggctcagtgctatgggattctgggaattgtagtttcttgacaaaaggaagctgaatggtccacagaggaggcgggggcagagcctcttgccagcagtcttcagtggaagagaggaggctgatggtcctggccacttcccttggctccctccctcctcctcctcctccagccgaggtgagcttctcattcactctccctggcttttctctccccccccccccctgcactttgagacccctttaactgccaaagctcaatgctctggaattctggggtctgtgtgaggcatttggccttctctgtcagagagctctgttgccacaataaactacaattcccaggattccatagcactgagccctggccgtccaagcagtgtgttttggacacagagatcctccttttgtgagttaatgaatgaatccagtccctagcctttctatctctctcacacactgcaggaataataacccactttgagactactttaactcagtgctagagaatcctgggaatgctagtgtttgggagacattgagacttctctgtcagtgatggctctgaggccacaatagactacaattcccaggattccccagcactgagcagtctcaaactggaccatttcctcagtgtggatgcacctggggaggaattctgggcactgcagttcaactacgtttggagggttatgggactccctgtcagagatagctctggggccacaatgtactacaattcccagcattccccagcactaacccaggacactctcaaactggattatttcctcagtgtggatgcagttttggtgaggaactctgggcatttcagtccagcattgttttatttctgcagtgcattttgaaccagagacaaggtgaccaggcatcctcctccttttccaggacatgtcctcttctgtcacatttcaaaatgtcctccatttggatcatggctaagaagcatggatttataattacatgggtgtttttagcttttatttttggccatgtcctacatatttttgcttgggtgcccgacattttggggtgagggcattggtcaccttggtcagagagctttccaggggttaactgccattctgctgtggtgctggaacaaaccaccattcccagaNNNNNNNNNNNNNNNNNNNNNNNNNNNNNNNNNNNNNNNNNNNNNNNNNNNNNNNNNNNNNNNNNNNNNNNNNNNNNNNNNNNNNNNNNNNNNNNNNNNNNNNNNNNNNNNNNNNNNNNNNNNNNNNNNNNNNNNNNNNNNNNNNNNNNNNNNNNNNNNNNNNNNNNNNNNNNNNNNNNNNNNNNNNNNNNNNNNNNNNNNNNNNNNNNNNNNNNNNNNNNNNNNNNNNNNNNNNNNNNNNNNNNNNNNNNNNNNNNNNNNNNNNNNNNNNNNNNNNNNNNNNNNNNNNNNNNNNNNNNNNNNNNNNNNNNNNNNNNNNNNNNNNNNNNNNNNNNNNNNNNNNNNNNNNNNNNNNNNNNNNNNNNNNNNNNNNNNNNNNNNNNNNNNNNNNNNNNNNNNNNNNNNNNNNNNNNNNNNNNNNNNNNNNNNNNNNNNNNNNNNNNNNNNNNNNNNNNNNNNNNNNNNNNNNNNNNNNNNNNNNNNNNNNNNNNNNNNNNNNNNNNNNNNNNNNNNNNNNNNNNNNNNNNNNNNNNNNNNNNNNNNNNNNNNNNNNNNNNNNNNNNNNNNNNNNNNNNNNNNNNNNNNNNNNNNNNNNNNNNNNNNNNNNNNNNNNNNNNNNNNNNNNNNNNNNNNNNNNNNNNNNNNNNNNNNNNNNNNNNNNNNNNNNNNNNNNNNNNNNNNNNNNNNNNNNNNNNNNNNNNNNNNNNNNNNNNNNNNNNNNNNNNNNNNNNNNNNNNNNNNNNNNNNNNNNNNNNNNNNNNNNNNNNNNNNNNNNNNNNNNNNNNNNNNNNNNNNNNNNNNNNNNNNNNNNNNNNNNNNNNNNNNNNNNNNNNNNNNNNNNNNNNNNNNNNNNNNNNNNNNNNNNNNNNNNNNNNNNNNNNNNNNNNNNNNNNNNNNNNNNNNNNNNNNNNNNNNNNNNNNNNNNNNNNNNNNNNNNNNNNNNNNNNNNNNNNNNNNNNNNNNNNNNNNNNNNNNNNNNNNNNNNNNNNNNNNNNNNNNNNNNNNNNNNNNNNNNNNNNNNNNNNNNNNNNNNNNNNNNNNNNNNNNNNNNNNNNNNNNNNNNNNNNNNNNNNNNNNNNNNNNNNNNNNNNNNNNNNNNNNNNNNNNNNNNNNNNNNNNNNNNNNNNNNNNNNNNNNNNNNNNNNNNNNNNNNNNNNNNNNNNNNNNNNNNNNNNNNNNNNNNNNNNNNNNNNNNNNNNNNNNNNNNNNNNNNNNNNNNNNNNNNNNNNNNNNNNNNNNNNNNNNNNNNNNNNNNNNNNNNNNNNNNNNNNNNNNNNNNNNNNNNNNNNNNNNNNNNNNNNNNNNNNNNNNNNNNNNNNNNNNNNNNNNNNNNNNNNNNNNNNNNNNNNNNNNNNNNNNNNNNNNNNNNNNNNNNNNNNNNNNNNNNNNNNNNNNNNNNNNNNNNNNNNNNNNNNNNNNNNNNNNNNNNNNNNNNNNNNNNNNNNNNNNNNNNNNNNNNNNNNNNNNNNNNNNNNNNNNNNNNNNNNNNNNNNNNNNNNNNNNNNNNNNNNNNNNNNNNNNNNNNNNNNNNNNNNNNNNNNNNNNNNNNNNNNNNNNNNNNNNNNNNNNNNNNNNNNNNNNNNNNNNNNNNNNNNNNNNNNNNNNNNNNNNNNNNNNNNNNNNNNNNNNNNNNNNNNNNNNNNNNNNNNNNNNNNNNNNNNNNNNNNNNNNNNNNNNNNNNNNNNNNNNNNNNNNNNNNNNNNNNNNNNNNNNNNNNNNNNNNNNNNNNNNNNNNNNNNNNNNNNNNNNNNNNNNNNNNNNNNNNNNNNNNNNNNNNNNNNNNNNNNNNNNNNNNNNNNNNNNNNNNNNNNNNNNNNNNNNNNNNNNNNNNNNNNNNNNNNNNNNNNNNNNNNNNNNNNNNNNNNNNNNNNNNNNNNNNNNNNNNNNNNNNNNNNNNNNNNNNNNNNNNNNNNNNNNNNNNNNNNNNNNNNNNNNNNNNNNNNNNNNNNNNNNNNNNNNNNNNNNNNNNNNNNNNNNNNNNNNNNNNNNNNNNNNNNNNNNNNNNNNNNNNNNNNNNNNNNNNNNNNNNNNNNNNNNNNNNNNNNNNNNNNNNNNNNNNNNNNNNNNNNNNNNNNNNNNNNNNNNNNNNNNNNNNNNNNNNNNNNNNNNNNNNNNNNNNNNNNNNNNNNNNNNNNNNNNNNNNNNNNNNNNNNNNNNNNNNNNNNNNNNNNNNNNNNNNNNNNNNNNNNNNNNNNNNNNNNNNNNNNNNNNNNNNNNNNNNNNNNNNNNNNNNNNNNNNNNNNNNNNNNNNNNNNNNNNNNNNNNNNNNNNNNNNNNNNNNNNNNNNNNNNNNNNNNNNNNNNNNNNNNNNNNNNNNNNNNNNNNNNNNNNNNNNNNNNNNNNNNNNNNNNNNNNNNNNNNNNNNNNNNNNNNNNNNNNNNNNNNNNNNNNNNNNNNNNNNNNNNNNNNNNNNNNNNNNNNNNNNNNNNNNNNNNNNNNNNNNNNNNNNNNNNNNNNNNNNNNNNNNNNNNNNNNNNNNNNNNNNNNNNNNNNNNNNNNNNNNNNNNNNNNNNNNNNNNNNNNNNNNNNNNNNNNNNNNNNNNNNNNNNNNNNNNNNNNNNNNNNNNNNNNNNNNNNNNNNNNNNNNNNNNNNNNNNNNNNNNNNNNNNNNNNNNNNNNNNNNNNNNNNNNNNNNNNNNNNNNNNNNNNNNNNNNNNNNNNNNNNNNNNNNNNNNNNNNNNNNNNNNNNNNNNNNNNNNNNNNNNNNNNNNNNNNNNNNNNNNNNNNNNNNNNNNNNNNNNNNNNNNNNNNNNNNNNNNNNNNNNNNNNNNNNNNNNNNNNNNNNNNNNNNNNNNNNNNNNNNNNNNNNNNNNNNNNNNNNNNNNNNNNNNNNNNNNNNNNNNNNNNNNNNNNNNNNNNNNNNNNNNNNNNNNNNNNNNNNNNNNNNNNNNNNNNNNNNNNNNNNNNNNNNNNNNNNNNNNNNNNNNNNNNNNNNNNNNNNNNNNNNNNNNNNNNNNNNNNNNNNNNNNNNNNNNNNNNNNNNNNNNNNNNNNNNNNNNNNNNNNNNNNNNNNNNNNNNNNNNNNNNNNNNNNNNNNNNNNNNNNNNNNNNNNNNNNNNNNNNNNNNNNNNNNNNNNNNNNNNNNNNNNNNNNNNNNNNNNNNNNNNNNNNNNNNNNNNNNNNNNNNNNNNNNNNNNNNNNNNNNNNNNNNNNNNNNNNNNNNNNNNNNNNNNNNNNNNNNNNNNNNNNNNNNNNNNNNNNNNNNNNNNNNNNNNNNNNNNNNNNNNNNNNNNNNNNNNNNNNNNNNNNNNNNNNNNNNNNNNNNNNNNNNNNNNNNNNNNNNNNNNNNNNNNNNNNNNNNNNNNNNNNNNNNNNNNNNNNNNNNNNNNNNNNNNNNNNNNNNNNNNNNNNNNNNNNNNNNNNNNNNNNNNNNNNNNNNNNNNNNNNNNNNNNNNNNNNNNNNNNNNNNNNNNNNNNNNNNNNNNNNNNNNNNNNNNNNNNNNNNNNNNNNNNNNNNNNNNNNNNNNNNNNNNNNNNNNNNNNNNNNNNNNNNNNNNNNNNNNNNNNNNNNNNNNNNNNNNNNNNNNNNNNNNNNNNNNNNNNNNNNNNNNNNNNNNNNNNNNNNNNNNNNNNNNNNNNNNNNNNNNNNNNNNNNNNNNNNNNNNNNNNNNNNNNNNNNNNNNNNNNNNNNNNNNNNNNNNNNNNNNNNNNNNNNNNNNNNNNNNNNNNNNNNNNNNNNNNNNNNNNNNNNNNNNNNNNNNNNNNNNNNNNNNNNNNNNNNNNNNNNNNNNNNNNNNNNNNNNNNNNNNNNNNNNNNNNNNNNNNNNNNNNNNNNNNNNNNNNNNNNNNNNNNNNNNNNNNNNNNNNNNNNNNNNNNNNNNNNNNNNNNNNNNNNNNNNNNNNNNNNNNNNNNNNNNNNNNNNNNNNNNNNNNNNNNNNNNNNNNNNNNNNNNNNNNNNNNNNNNNNNNNNNNNNNNNNNNNNNNNNNNNNNNNNNNNNNNNNNNNNNNNNNNNNNNNNNNNNNNNNNNNNNNNNNNNNNNNNNNNNNNNNNNNNNNNNNNNNNNNNNNNNNNNNNNNNNNNNNNNNNNNNNNNNNNNNNNNNNNNNNNNNNNNNNNNNNNNNNNNNNNNNNNNNNNNNNNNNNNNNNNNNNNNNNNNNNNNNNNNNNNNNNNNNNNNNNNNNNNNNNNNNNNNNNNNNNNNNNNNNNNNNNNNNNNNNNNNNNNNNNNNNNNNNNNNNNNNNNNNNNNNNNNNNNNNNNNNNNNNNNNNNNNNNNNNNNNNNNNNNNNNNNNNNNNNNNNNNNNNNNNNNNNNNNNNNNNNNNNNNNNNNNNNNNNNNNNNNNNNNNNNNNNNNNNNNNNNNNNNNNNNNNNNNNNNNNNNNNNNNNNNNNNNNNNNNNNNNNNNNNNNNNNNNNNNNNNNNNNNNNNNNNNNNNNNNNNNNNNNNNNNNNNNNNNNNNNNNNNNNNNNNNNNNNNNNNNNNNNNNNNNNNNNNNNNNNNNNNNNNNNNNNNNNNNNNNNNNNNNNNNNNNNNNNNNNNNNNNNNNNNNNNNNNNNNNNNNNNNNNNNNNNNNNNNNNNNNNNNNNNNNNNNNNNNNNNNNNNNNNNNNNNNNNNNNNNNNNNNNNNNNNNNNNNNNNNNNNNNNNNNNNNNNNNNNNNNNNNNNNNNNNNNNNNNNNNNNNNNNNNNNNNNNNNNNNNNNNNNNNNNNNNNNNNNNNNNNNNNNNNNNNNNNNNNNNNNNNNNNNNNNNNNNNNNNNNNNNNNNNNNNNNNNNNNNNNNNNNNNNNNNNNNNNNNNNNNNNNNNNNNNNNNNNNNNNNNNNNNNNNNNNNNNNNNNNNNNNNNNNNNNNNNNNNNNNNNNNNNNNNNNNNNNNNNNNNNNNNNNNNNNNNNNNNNNNNNNNNNNNNNNNNNNNNNNNNNNNNNNNNNNNNNNNNNNNNNNNNNNNNNNNNNNNNNNNNNNNNNNNNNNNNNNNNNNNNNNNNNNNNNNNNNNNNNNNNNNNNNNNNNNNNNNNNNNNNNNNNNNNNNNNNNNNNNNNNNNNNNNNNNNNNNNNNNNNNgcagccagggatgcctctcaagccgggaggaggaggaggaggctgctggaaccgtgattccagcggcccccgcgcctcttccctgcctgggatgcagccagggatgcctctcaagccgggaggaggaggaggaggccgctggaaccccccccccccgcttccctggaaccggcaagaggaaagacccaccggaagtaaaaattgtcTTTGCCTTATCAGAAAAATCCATTAAGGAAGAAAACATGGAATAGGTGCTCAACATATTTTAACTGGTAGCATTATGAATCTTCTCTCTAGAAGTACACTTTGGCCTGATTTTTTTTATAGTCCCAACTTAAGTATACACATTGAATAAATAGATTTTATGTAAGTATTGATTTACAGTTCAATAACTGATTCATTGAGTCTGCTCAGTAAGGACAATAGACTTTTGTCTTGTGTTTTGCTACAAACGTAAGAAGAATTTATTAAATCTATTTTTCCATGTTGCCTCTGGCTTGCAGTGGCTCTAAAAAGGTCTCAGGTAAAAGGGGGATCCTCCAGTTACctgatttcaaaacaaaacaaaacctgaaagACTGATTAATAGGCCCCTTTGCAAAACATGgttcatctgaggaaatagacacaagtctacgaaagttcatgctatccacctccttctttcagttagtttcaaaggtgctaaaagatccctttgcataaagattttccaaactaacatggctttgtCTTTGAATGGTGCAGAAAGTGGGTTCTACCACCAAACCATGGGCTTTCTTCATATATTGTGAAAACCAAattgaaatgtaacttttcttGTTGCCTATAACACTTCAGTGTATGTTGTATTTCTTCTTTCCACAGCTACAAGAGTGTGGTGACACCCAGACGTGCCGGGGCAGCTATTGCTTGCTGCTGGTTGGTTTCCTTCCTCGTAGGGCTGACCCCTATGTTTGGCTGGAACAATCTGAGCAAGATGAGGAAGGCTCAGAACTACAGTCAGTCGGAATTCACCGTCAGTTGCCAGTTTGAGAATGTCATCAGCATGGAGTACATGGTCTACTTCAACTTCTTCGTTTGGGTGTTGCCTCCATTACTGCTTATGCTTGTCATCTATCTGGAGGTCTTCAATATTATCCGCAATCAGCTTAACAAAAAGGTTGCCTCCAGCTCAACAGACCCAGAAAAGTATTATGGGAAGGAGCTGCATATCGCCAAGTCTCTTGCCTTGGTTCTCTTCTTGTTTGCTGTGAGCTGGCTGCCTCTGCACACTCGTAACTGCGTCAGCTTCTTCTGCCCCTCGTGCAAGACCCCTAGCAT
Encoded proteins:
- the ADORA1 gene encoding adenosine receptor A1 isoform X2, coding for MSTSYKSVVTPRRAGAAIACCWLVSFLVGLTPMFGWNNLSKMRKAQNYSQSEFTVSCQFENVISMEYMVYFNFFVWVLPPLLLMLVIYLEVFNIIRNQLNKKVASSSTDPEKYYGKELHIAKSLALVLFLFAVSWLPLHTRNCVSFFCPSCKTPSILTYIAIFLTHGNSAMNPIVYAFRIKKFRTTFLQIWNQYFYCKVDKNMNNIDNTDIAI